The Streptomyces sp. NBC_00569 genomic sequence TTCAAATACGTGGACGTCACGTTCGGGCTCGCTCACTTGTCGGCCCTGCATCTGGATCCGCCCTCCCTGGTCACCGCGGCGAGCGAGGCCGGCTTTGCCGCGGTCGGTGTGCGGGTCTTCCCCGCCACCGGGACCGAGGCCCGCTATCCGATCGCGGCGGGGGCGCCGATGACAGCCGAGACGGTTCGGCGTTGTCGCAGCACCGGTGTCTCGGTCCTGGACGTCGAGGCCTTCACCCTCGACGGAGCGCGCGGGCCCGCCGAGTGGATGCCCGCGCTGGAGGCCGGGGCAGAACTCGGCGCGCGCATCCTGAACGTCATCGGGGGAGACCCCGATTCGTCCCGACTGCAAGACACACTTGCCGTGTTGGCGGCCGACGCGTCCCGCTTCGGTATCCGCCCCTGCCTCGAACCGATCTCCTACCAGTGCGTCGACACCGTCGCGAAGGCCGCGCGGCTGGCCGAGGGGACAGGGGCCGGGATCATGCTCGATGTCCTGCACTTCGTGCGCGCGGGCGGCACGGTCGCCGACCTCGAAGCGCTGCCCACCGGGGTCGTCGAGGTGATCCAGCTCTGCGACGGCCCGGCCACGGTCCCCGACCTGCCCACACCGACGGAACTCCCGCTCGGGCAGAGCGTCGACGGTTCCTCGCGGCAGATCGAGTCCCGGGCGCATCGCCTGACACCCGGATCGGGGGTCTTCCCTCTGAGCGACATTCTGCGCGCGCTACCGAATGTGCCGATCAGCGTCGAGGTACCCAGCGCCGCCCGGGTCGCGCGCGAAGGCGCCGGAGCGCACCTCAAGGATCTCCACCGGGCCACCACCACACTGCTCACCTCCCCCGACACTGCAGGAGTCCGCTGATGACCGAGCTCGTCGACACCTCGGCCCCCACAACCGACTACTGGCCTGGCCGCTACCGCGACCAGGTCGTCCTGGTCACCGGCGCGGCGGGCGGACTCGCCGCACCCACCTGCCGGCGCCTCGCCCGTGAAGGTGCCACCGTGATCTGCACGGACGTGGCGGGCGACGGGGACGGCTCCTCTCCCGAGACATGCCTGTCCCTTGATGTCACCGACCCGGAAGCCTGGTGCCGGGTCGTCGCCGACATCATGCGCACACACGGGCGGCTCGACGGCGCGCTCCTGGCCCACGGAGTGCAAGGCCCCGAGACACCGATCGACGAGACACCCAGGGACGGCTGGCAGCACACCCTCGCCATCAACCTCGACGGCTGTCTGCACGGCCTCAGCGCCGCCCTGCCGGCGATGCGCGCACGCGGCTACGGACGTGTCACCATCCTGTCCTCCATAGCCGGCCGCGAAGGCAACCCGCACCAGGCCGCCTACTCCGCGTCGAAGGCCGCTGTCATCTCCCTGGTGAAGACCGCGGCAAAGGAGTACGCACGCGACGGCATCACCGTCAACGCCGTCGCCCCCTCGATGATGCGGACCCGCATGCTCGAGGACCTCAGCGAGGAACGCAATGCCGCGCTGCTCGCCCGGGTACCGATGGGCAGGGTCGGCACACCGGAGGAATTCGCCGCGCTCGCGGCCTGGCTGCTCTCGCCCGAGGCCAGCTACACCACAGGACAGACCCTCGACCTGAGCGGCGGGCGCAACACCGCCTGATCCTCTGTTCGTTCACGCCGGCGCGGCGGTCGTGCCCCGCTCGATCAGTCGCACCGGGAAGACCGTCTGGGAGAACTCGCTGTCTGCCCGGCCCTCGAGCCGGTCGATGAGCACGTCCACCGCCTTCGTCGCCATCTCCGTGAACGGCTGGTGCACCGTGGTGAGGTTGATCATCGACCACCGAGCCGGTTCCGAGTCGTCGAACCCGACCACGGACAACTCC encodes the following:
- a CDS encoding sugar phosphate isomerase/epimerase family protein, whose product is MDVTFGLAHLSALHLDPPSLVTAASEAGFAAVGVRVFPATGTEARYPIAAGAPMTAETVRRCRSTGVSVLDVEAFTLDGARGPAEWMPALEAGAELGARILNVIGGDPDSSRLQDTLAVLAADASRFGIRPCLEPISYQCVDTVAKAARLAEGTGAGIMLDVLHFVRAGGTVADLEALPTGVVEVIQLCDGPATVPDLPTPTELPLGQSVDGSSRQIESRAHRLTPGSGVFPLSDILRALPNVPISVEVPSAARVAREGAGAHLKDLHRATTTLLTSPDTAGVR
- a CDS encoding SDR family NAD(P)-dependent oxidoreductase — protein: MTELVDTSAPTTDYWPGRYRDQVVLVTGAAGGLAAPTCRRLAREGATVICTDVAGDGDGSSPETCLSLDVTDPEAWCRVVADIMRTHGRLDGALLAHGVQGPETPIDETPRDGWQHTLAINLDGCLHGLSAALPAMRARGYGRVTILSSIAGREGNPHQAAYSASKAAVISLVKTAAKEYARDGITVNAVAPSMMRTRMLEDLSEERNAALLARVPMGRVGTPEEFAALAAWLLSPEASYTTGQTLDLSGGRNTA